One genomic segment of Manis javanica isolate MJ-LG chromosome 7, MJ_LKY, whole genome shotgun sequence includes these proteins:
- the SFXN4 gene encoding sideroflexin-4 gives MEPNVRFWITERQSFFQRFLQWTELLDPTNLIISVEKIEKSRQLLLTNEDAFGSLEDQRIQEAWKRSLSTVHPDNSKLIPVPFRPAALLPFTAPMVFLSLVSVKSLKAMVLPQFSFFTYTTTFNVINGNASYDCRPYESISLAAGVIASSTFLGLLPRLFQVRYSLNNVLVRRALPVIVLAQVSAMNVVASRGLEPMRGIEVMDKEGNVIGYSRKAGTKAVKDTAATRAVLFGTSAVIPEVFSYFFKRTQFFLQYPWSLWSFKLSCTILVMGLMVPVSLSIFPQIGQIQCSKLEKEIQSATEETELFYNRGI, from the exons ATGGAGCCCAACGTGCGCTTCTGGATCACCGAACGCCAA TCtttttttcaaagatttcttCAGTGGACAGAATTATTGGATCCTACAAATTTGATCATTTCAGTT gaaaaaatagaaaaatcaaggcagCTGTTGTTAACAAATGAAGATGCATTCGGATCTTTGGAGGACCAAAGG atacaGGAGGCTTGGAAGAGAAGTCTT TCAACAGTACATCCTGACAACAGCAAACTGATCCCTGTTCCTTTTCGACCTGCAG CGCTCCTGCCTTTCACGGCACCCATG GTATTTTTGTCTCTGGTGTCAGTAAAAAGTCTCAAGGCCATGGTCTTACCTCAG TTTTCCTTCTTCACCTATACTACAACATTCAACGTCATCAATGGAAACGCAAGTTAC GACTGTCGTCCATATGAGAGTATATCGCTAGCGGCAGGAGTAATTGCTTCTTCAACCTTTCTTGGA TTATTGCCTCGTTTGTTCCAAGTGAGGTATTCACTGAATAACGTTTTGGTGAGAAGAGCCCTTCCTGTCATTGTTCTCG CTCAAGTCAGCGCAATGAATGTTGTTGCATCCCGAGGTTTAGAGCCCATGCGGGGGATTGAGGTCATGGACAAGGAAGGCAATGTCATAGGCTATTCCAGAAAAGCTGGGACGAAG GCTGTTAAAGACACAGCAGCCACCAGAGCAGTGCTGTTTGGGACCTCAGCTGTCATCCCTGAAGTCTTCtcatacttttttaaaag GACCCAGTTCTTCCTGCAATACCCGTGGTCCCTGTGGTCCTTTAAGCTCTCCTGTACTATCCTTGTGATGGGGCTGATGGTGCCAGTCTCTCTCAGCATTTTCCCACAGATTGGACAG ATACAATGCAGTAAGCTTGAAAAGGAAATTCAGTCTGCAACGGAAGAAACGGAGCTCTTCTATAACAGAGGGATATAG
- the DENND10 gene encoding DENN domain-containing protein 10 isoform X3 gives MMESYIAVLTKGICQSEENGSFLSKDFDARKAYLAGSIKDIVSQFGMETVILHTALMLKKRIIVYHPRIEAVQEFTRTLPALVWHRQDWTILHSYVHLRADELEALQMCTGYIAGFVDLEVSNRSDLYDVFVNLAESEIIIAPLAKEAMTMGKLHKEIGQLIVQSAEDPEKSDSQVIQDISLKTREIFSSLAPFSEVSGEGEKRVLNFEALKQRRFPPATENFLYHLAAAEQMLKI, from the exons ATGATGGAGAGCTACATCGCAGTTCTCACAAAAGGAATATGCCAGAGTGAAGAAAATGGCTCTTTCCTTAGCAAGGACTTTGATGCCCGAAAAGCATACCTTGCAGGCTCcatcaaag acATTGTATCTCAGTTTGGAATGGAAACTGTCATCTTACACACAGCACTGATGCTGAAGAAAAGAATCATCGTCTATCACCCCAGAATAGAAGCCGTGCAGGAGTTCACCAG GACTCTGCCCGCCTTGGTGTGGCATCGACAGGACTGGACCATACTTCATTCCTACGTGCACCTCAGAGCTGATGAGCTGGAAGCTCTGCAGATGTGCACAG GTTATATCGCTGGATTTGTAGACTTGGAGGTGAGCAATAGATCAGACCTCTATGATGTATTTGTGAATCTGGCAGAAAGTGAGATTATCATTGCTCCACTTGCAAAAG AAGCCATGACAATGGGCAAACTGCACAAAGAAATTGGTCAGCTAATTGTTCAGTCTGCAGAAGATCCAGAGAAATCAGACAGCCAGGTTATCCAG GATATTTCCCTAAAAACAAGAGAAATCTTCTCCAGCCTGGCTCCTTTTTCAGAAGTTTCGGGTGAAGGAGAAAAGCGTGTTCTCAACTTTGAGGCGCTAAAGCAAAGACGATTCCCACCAGCAACAGAAAACTTCCTTTACCATCTAGCAGCAGCTGAACAAATGCTGAAAATCTGA
- the DENND10 gene encoding DENN domain-containing protein 10 isoform X1: protein MAAAEAADTQLMLGVGLIEKDTNGEVLWVWCYPSTTATLRKLLLRKCCLTDENKLLHPFVFGQYRRTWFYITTIEVPDSSVLKKVTHFSIVLTAKDFNPEKYAAFTRILCRIYLKHGSPVKMMESYIAVLTKGICQSEENGSFLSKDFDARKAYLAGSIKDIVSQFGMETVILHTALMLKKRIIVYHPRIEAVQEFTRTLPALVWHRQDWTILHSYVHLRADELEALQMCTGYIAGFVDLEVSNRSDLYDVFVNLAESEIIIAPLAKEAMTMGKLHKEIGQLIVQSAEDPEKSDSQVIQDISLKTREIFSSLAPFSEVSGEGEKRVLNFEALKQRRFPPATENFLYHLAAAEQMLKI from the exons ATGGCTGCGGCTGAGGCTGCGGACACTCAGCTGATGCTCGGAGTCGGTCTGATCG AAAAGGACACAAATGGAGAAGTTCTGTGGGTGTGGTGCTATCCTTCCACAACAGCTACTTTAAGGAAACTGCTGCTGAGAAAATGCTGCCTTACAGATGAAAACAAACTTCTCCACCCCTTCGTCTTTGGTCAGTACAGAAGAACATGGTTTTATATAACAACAATTGAAGTTCCAGATTCTTCAGTCTTGAAAAAG GTGACTCATTTTTCTATTGTACTGACTGCCAAAGATTTTAACCCAGAGAAATATGCCGCCTTCACTAGGATATTGTGTAG AATATACCTGAAACACGGGAGCCCAGTTAAAATGATGGAGAGCTACATCGCAGTTCTCACAAAAGGAATATGCCAGAGTGAAGAAAATGGCTCTTTCCTTAGCAAGGACTTTGATGCCCGAAAAGCATACCTTGCAGGCTCcatcaaag acATTGTATCTCAGTTTGGAATGGAAACTGTCATCTTACACACAGCACTGATGCTGAAGAAAAGAATCATCGTCTATCACCCCAGAATAGAAGCCGTGCAGGAGTTCACCAG GACTCTGCCCGCCTTGGTGTGGCATCGACAGGACTGGACCATACTTCATTCCTACGTGCACCTCAGAGCTGATGAGCTGGAAGCTCTGCAGATGTGCACAG GTTATATCGCTGGATTTGTAGACTTGGAGGTGAGCAATAGATCAGACCTCTATGATGTATTTGTGAATCTGGCAGAAAGTGAGATTATCATTGCTCCACTTGCAAAAG AAGCCATGACAATGGGCAAACTGCACAAAGAAATTGGTCAGCTAATTGTTCAGTCTGCAGAAGATCCAGAGAAATCAGACAGCCAGGTTATCCAG GATATTTCCCTAAAAACAAGAGAAATCTTCTCCAGCCTGGCTCCTTTTTCAGAAGTTTCGGGTGAAGGAGAAAAGCGTGTTCTCAACTTTGAGGCGCTAAAGCAAAGACGATTCCCACCAGCAACAGAAAACTTCCTTTACCATCTAGCAGCAGCTGAACAAATGCTGAAAATCTGA
- the DENND10 gene encoding DENN domain-containing protein 10 isoform X2 has protein sequence MAAAEAADTQLMLGVGLIEKDTNGEVLWVWCYPSTTATLRKLLLRKCCLTDENKLLHPFVFGQYRRTWFYITTIEVPDSSVLKKVTHFSIVLTAKDFNPEKYAAFTRILCRIYLKHGSPVKMMESYIAVLTKGICQSEENGSFLSKDFDARKAYLAGSIKDIVSQFGMETVILHTALMLKKRIIVYHPRIEAVQEFTRTLPALVWHRQDWTILHSYVHLRADELEALQMCTGYIAGFVDLEVSNRSDLYDVFVNLAESEIIIAPLAKAMTMGKLHKEIGQLIVQSAEDPEKSDSQVIQDISLKTREIFSSLAPFSEVSGEGEKRVLNFEALKQRRFPPATENFLYHLAAAEQMLKI, from the exons ATGGCTGCGGCTGAGGCTGCGGACACTCAGCTGATGCTCGGAGTCGGTCTGATCG AAAAGGACACAAATGGAGAAGTTCTGTGGGTGTGGTGCTATCCTTCCACAACAGCTACTTTAAGGAAACTGCTGCTGAGAAAATGCTGCCTTACAGATGAAAACAAACTTCTCCACCCCTTCGTCTTTGGTCAGTACAGAAGAACATGGTTTTATATAACAACAATTGAAGTTCCAGATTCTTCAGTCTTGAAAAAG GTGACTCATTTTTCTATTGTACTGACTGCCAAAGATTTTAACCCAGAGAAATATGCCGCCTTCACTAGGATATTGTGTAG AATATACCTGAAACACGGGAGCCCAGTTAAAATGATGGAGAGCTACATCGCAGTTCTCACAAAAGGAATATGCCAGAGTGAAGAAAATGGCTCTTTCCTTAGCAAGGACTTTGATGCCCGAAAAGCATACCTTGCAGGCTCcatcaaag acATTGTATCTCAGTTTGGAATGGAAACTGTCATCTTACACACAGCACTGATGCTGAAGAAAAGAATCATCGTCTATCACCCCAGAATAGAAGCCGTGCAGGAGTTCACCAG GACTCTGCCCGCCTTGGTGTGGCATCGACAGGACTGGACCATACTTCATTCCTACGTGCACCTCAGAGCTGATGAGCTGGAAGCTCTGCAGATGTGCACAG GTTATATCGCTGGATTTGTAGACTTGGAGGTGAGCAATAGATCAGACCTCTATGATGTATTTGTGAATCTGGCAGAAAGTGAGATTATCATTGCTCCACTTGCAAAAG CCATGACAATGGGCAAACTGCACAAAGAAATTGGTCAGCTAATTGTTCAGTCTGCAGAAGATCCAGAGAAATCAGACAGCCAGGTTATCCAG GATATTTCCCTAAAAACAAGAGAAATCTTCTCCAGCCTGGCTCCTTTTTCAGAAGTTTCGGGTGAAGGAGAAAAGCGTGTTCTCAACTTTGAGGCGCTAAAGCAAAGACGATTCCCACCAGCAACAGAAAACTTCCTTTACCATCTAGCAGCAGCTGAACAAATGCTGAAAATCTGA